A genomic window from Cucumis melo cultivar AY chromosome 8, USDA_Cmelo_AY_1.0, whole genome shotgun sequence includes:
- the LOC103485009 gene encoding pentatricopeptide repeat-containing protein PPR5 homolog, chloroplastic, with protein MPLSLSPQFSPIFTTSYSSSRTSQLSRLWLPVPSSLKKTFSTRVVCVSTRPSRKSGVKTDRSEAEELVRGIIKKFSDKEPLLKTLDKYVRVMRTEHCFLLFEELGKRDKWLQCLEVFRWMQKQRWYIADNGVYSKLISIMGKKGQIRMAMWLFSEMRNSGCRPDTSVYNALITAHLHSKDKAKALVKVLWYFEKMKGMERCKPNIVTYNILTRAFAQAAKVDQVNTLFKDLDESVVSADIYTYNGVMDAYGKNGNIKEMELMLARMKSNQIKPDIISFNLLIDSYGKKQLFDKMEQVFKSLLRSKERPTLPTFNSMITNYGKARLRDKAEEVFRKMKDMGYDPSYVTCESLIMMYGHCDCVSKAREIFDGMVNSGKEVRVSTLNAMLDVYCINGLPFEADMLFESAGNMKVFPDSTTYKLLYKAYTKADMKELLEKLLKNMDKAGIIPNKRFFLDALGTIGSSREKPEPARTKTGSRNSESSVEKQSSSRTRSGPRNLESNVQKPISSRTRTGSRNLESGVENHAPELGLA; from the exons ATGCCTCTTTCACTTTCTCCGCAATTTTCTCCCATATTCACAACATCTTATTCTTCTTCCCGAACTTCCCAACTCTCTCGGCTATGGCTTCCAGTCCCTTCATCTCTAAAGAAGACCTTTTCGACTCGAGTGGTCTGTGTTTCAACTCGACCCAGTAGGAAATCTGGGGTTAAAACCGACAGATCCGAGGCTGAAGAACTGGTTCGAGGTATAATCAAAAAGTTCAGCGACAAAGAACCATTGCTCAAGACACTGGACAAATACGTCCGTGTTATGAGAACTGAGCACTGTTTTCTTCTATTTGAGGAATTGGGGAAAAGAGATAAATGGCTTCAATGCCTCGAG GTTTTCAGATGGATGCAGAAACAACGTTGGTATATTGCTGACAATGGGGTTTATTCTAAACTAATATCTATCATGGGAAAGAAGGGCCAAATTCGGATGGCTATGTGGTTGTTTTCTGAGATGCGAAATAGTGGGTGTCGACCTGATACTTCTGTGTACAATGCACTTATCACAGCACACCTTCATTCTAAGGACAAAGCTAAGGCTTTAGTTAAAGTCCTTTGGTACTTTGAAAAGATGAAAGGAATGGAACGATGTAAGCCAAACATTGTTACTTACAACATTCTTACCAGAGCTTTTGCTCAAGCTGCAAAAGTGGATCAAGTTAATACATTGTTTAAAGATCTTGATGAGAGTGTTGTTTCAGCCGATATATATACGTATAATGGAGTGATGGATGCATATGGGAAAAATGGGAACATTAAAGAGATGGAATTGATGCTTGCTCGCATGAAAAGCAATCAAATTAAACCAGATATCATATCCTTTAACTTGTTGATCGATTCATATGGGAAGAAACAGTTATTTGACAAGATGGAACAGGTGTTTAAGAGTTTATTACGATCGAAGGAGAGGCCAACGCTGCCTACTTTCAATTCAATGATCACAAACTACGGGAAGGCACGGCTTAGAGACAAAGCTGAAGAGGTTTTTAGGAAGATGAAGGATATGGGATATGACCCAAGCTATGTTACTTGTGAAAGCCTGATCATGATGTATGGTCATTGTGACTGTGTTTCTAAGGCTAGAGAAATCTTTGATGGAATGGTTAATTCTGGGAAGGAGGTGAGAGTCTCAACCCTCAATGCCATGCTTGATGTTTACTGCATCAATGGTTTGCCCTTCGAAGCCGATATGCTTTTTGAGAGTGCAGGTAATATGAAGGTATTTCCAGATTCAACAACATACAAGCTTCTTTATAAAGCTTACACCAAAGCTGATATGAAGGAACTTCTGGAGAAGCTCTTGAAGAACATGGACAAAGCTGGCATCATTCCAAATAAGAGATTCTTCCTCGATGCTTTGGGAACCATTGGATCGTCACGAGAAAAACCTGAACCTGCAAGAACTAAAACAGGTTCAAGAAACTCAGAAAGTAGTGTGGAAAAACAGTCTTCTTCAAGAACTAGATCAGGTCCAAGAAACTTAGAAAGTAATGTGCAAAAACCAATATCTTCAAGAACTAGAACAGGCTCAAGAAACTTAGAAAGTGGTGTGGAAAACCATGCTCCAGAGTTAGGCTTAgcttaa